A genomic stretch from Haloarchaeobius amylolyticus includes:
- a CDS encoding DUF7344 domain-containing protein: MSAAVEDTESESEVPPELLPDGTDEFTKDDMFHLLQNRRRRDVLRYLQDTDDPVRMRDIAEQVAAWEHDTTVQRLTSKERQRVYIALYQSHLPALDEEGVIDYNQDRGIVERQPLAEELMPYLDEPAGDEATDESTTGRDHDWTFYYLAATGVASMLFVGTALGVVGLSAELLAIGMLTLFGSLSGADALSSREQTSGSD; the protein is encoded by the coding sequence ATGAGCGCCGCAGTAGAAGACACCGAGTCCGAAAGCGAGGTTCCGCCCGAGCTCCTCCCCGACGGCACGGACGAGTTCACCAAGGACGACATGTTCCACCTCCTCCAGAACCGTCGTCGCCGCGACGTCCTGCGTTACCTGCAGGATACCGACGACCCCGTCCGCATGCGCGACATCGCAGAGCAGGTCGCCGCCTGGGAGCACGACACCACGGTCCAGCGACTCACCTCCAAGGAGCGCCAGCGCGTCTACATCGCGCTCTACCAGTCGCACCTGCCCGCACTGGACGAGGAGGGCGTCATCGACTACAACCAGGACCGTGGCATCGTCGAGCGCCAGCCCCTCGCCGAGGAACTCATGCCGTACCTCGACGAGCCGGCCGGCGACGAGGCGACCGACGAGTCGACGACCGGCCGCGATCACGACTGGACGTTCTACTACCTGGCCGCGACCGGCGTGGCCTCGATGCTGTTCGTCGGAACCGCACTCGGCGTCGTCGGGCTGTCGGCCGAGTTGCTCGCCATCGGGATGCTGACGCTCTTTGGCTCCCTCTCCGGCGCGGACGCACTCTCCTCGCGCGAACAGACCTCGGGGAGCGACTGA
- a CDS encoding DUF354 domain-containing protein: MRVIVTIQHPGHVHFFKHAICELEARGHEVHVFARRMGVNLELLDAYGIDYEVLADESEGLSSLAVVQATYEAKLLARARQIDPDVITAIGGVAASHVAKLVGAESIVFYDTEHATLIKSLAYPFADRLCLPDCYDGDPSGQQTRYPAYHELAYLHPDRFEPDPTVLEEVGLSPEDSFVVGRFNGWGASHDLGEGGFDNVTEVFDRLESTGAEVLFTSEKPLPDHLEDRRMTVPPERMHHLLYYADLFVGEGATTAAESAVLGTPAVYVNTLTMGYTRELEREYGLLYNFDSKNRHQEALRKAEHILEDYQPARWERRRQNLLADKVDATDVIVDQVTEPRSKLAVA, translated from the coding sequence ATGCGCGTCATCGTCACCATCCAGCACCCCGGCCACGTCCACTTCTTCAAGCACGCCATCTGCGAGCTGGAGGCACGCGGCCACGAGGTCCACGTCTTCGCCCGGCGCATGGGCGTGAACCTCGAACTGCTCGACGCCTACGGCATCGACTACGAGGTGCTCGCCGACGAGTCCGAGGGGCTGTCCTCGCTGGCCGTCGTGCAGGCGACCTACGAGGCGAAGCTACTCGCCCGCGCCCGGCAGATCGACCCGGACGTCATCACCGCCATCGGCGGGGTCGCGGCCTCCCACGTCGCGAAACTCGTCGGCGCGGAGAGCATCGTGTTCTACGACACCGAGCACGCGACGCTCATCAAGTCGCTCGCGTACCCCTTCGCGGACCGACTCTGCCTGCCGGACTGCTACGACGGCGACCCCAGCGGGCAGCAGACGCGCTACCCCGCCTACCACGAACTCGCCTACCTCCACCCGGACCGCTTCGAACCGGACCCGACGGTGCTGGAGGAGGTGGGGCTCTCGCCCGAGGACTCGTTCGTCGTCGGGCGGTTCAACGGCTGGGGCGCGTCCCACGACCTCGGCGAGGGCGGCTTCGACAACGTCACCGAGGTGTTCGACCGGCTCGAATCGACCGGCGCAGAGGTGCTGTTCACGTCCGAGAAGCCGCTCCCGGACCACCTCGAGGACCGCCGGATGACAGTCCCACCCGAGCGCATGCACCACCTGCTGTACTACGCCGACCTGTTCGTCGGCGAGGGCGCGACGACCGCGGCCGAGAGCGCGGTCCTCGGGACCCCCGCGGTGTACGTCAACACGCTCACGATGGGCTACACCCGGGAACTCGAACGCGAGTACGGCCTGCTGTACAACTTCGACAGCAAGAACCGCCACCAGGAGGCACTGCGCAAGGCCGAACACATCCTCGAGGACTACCAGCCGGCGCGCTGGGAGCGCCGGCGCCAGAACCTGCTCGCCGACAAGGTCGACGCGACCGACGTCATCGTCGACCAGGTGACCGAGCCCCGGTCGAAACTGGCCGTCGCATGA
- a CDS encoding helix-turn-helix domain-containing protein, which produces MSSEDAGDDAARAWRESPFIIDLSDDETPVPRLLDEESSPLITEVHLVHPDLLLSHTIATVPDVTVRPEYQTVVDSDVTIFFFTVSGDEYEAFERALVDDHTVADPTLVAEKDSYRVYRVRLLPDARAVTPATAKLDIRLVDARSGDGGWLVRLEIPTREALLRFRDFCNEEDIQFNIRRLYTDTFDEDAFLGLTDTQLETLRTAFETGYFDVPRRISQEQLAEILGISTSGVSQRIRSALSQLIEHTVIDEE; this is translated from the coding sequence ATGAGCTCCGAGGACGCGGGCGACGACGCCGCGCGGGCCTGGCGGGAGAGCCCGTTCATCATCGACCTGTCGGACGACGAGACGCCGGTCCCCCGGCTCCTCGACGAGGAGTCCTCGCCGCTCATCACCGAGGTCCACCTCGTCCACCCGGACCTCCTGTTGAGCCACACCATCGCGACCGTCCCGGACGTGACCGTCAGACCCGAGTACCAGACGGTGGTCGACAGCGACGTCACCATCTTCTTCTTCACCGTCTCCGGCGACGAGTACGAGGCCTTCGAGCGCGCCCTCGTCGACGACCACACCGTCGCCGACCCCACGCTCGTCGCCGAGAAGGACAGCTACCGGGTGTACCGCGTCCGCCTGCTCCCCGACGCCCGGGCGGTGACGCCCGCGACCGCCAAGCTCGACATCCGGCTGGTCGACGCCCGGAGCGGCGACGGCGGCTGGCTCGTGCGCCTGGAGATCCCCACGCGGGAGGCGCTGTTGCGCTTTCGCGACTTCTGCAACGAGGAGGACATCCAGTTCAACATCCGTCGACTGTACACCGACACGTTCGACGAGGACGCCTTCCTCGGGCTGACCGACACCCAGCTGGAGACGCTGCGCACCGCGTTCGAGACGGGCTACTTCGACGTGCCCCGGCGCATCTCCCAGGAGCAGCTCGCGGAGATACTGGGCATCTCGACCTCCGGCGTGTCACAGCGCATCCGGAGCGCCCTCAGTCAGCTCATCGAACACACCGTCATCGACGAGGAATGA
- a CDS encoding formyltransferase family protein, protein MSSSEAPRVGVLLSGETVPRWMARALQFVEVETDATITRLVVDDSTSDDGTVDTLQRLVELREWAPFAAAISLRSDPHFAESVPIDEVPALADAERTYCEPVDTDGFGQELPASAVADLEPLDLVVRFGFGILVGEALTAPTHGVLSYHHGDLTEYRGQPAGFWEFVHDEPTAGITVQRITDELDAGEVFAYEEVDITDADTWREVRRRLYVTSEPLLAQATQTVLEGTDPQEPSDLGDLYSLPTGKPVLTYALKTASGYL, encoded by the coding sequence ATGTCGTCGTCTGAGGCCCCCCGCGTCGGCGTGCTGCTGAGCGGCGAGACCGTCCCGCGCTGGATGGCCCGCGCGCTCCAGTTCGTCGAGGTCGAGACCGACGCGACCATCACCCGGCTCGTCGTCGACGACAGCACGAGCGACGACGGCACCGTCGACACCCTCCAGCGACTCGTCGAGCTGCGCGAGTGGGCGCCGTTCGCCGCCGCCATCTCGCTCCGGTCGGACCCGCACTTCGCCGAGTCGGTTCCCATCGACGAGGTGCCGGCACTGGCCGACGCCGAGCGGACCTACTGCGAACCGGTCGACACCGACGGCTTCGGACAGGAACTCCCCGCCAGCGCCGTCGCCGACCTCGAACCGCTCGACCTCGTCGTCCGCTTCGGTTTCGGCATCCTCGTCGGCGAGGCACTCACCGCGCCGACCCACGGCGTGTTGAGTTACCACCACGGCGACCTCACCGAGTACCGGGGCCAGCCCGCCGGCTTCTGGGAGTTCGTCCACGACGAGCCGACCGCCGGCATCACCGTCCAGCGCATCACCGACGAGCTCGACGCCGGCGAGGTGTTCGCCTACGAGGAGGTCGACATCACGGACGCCGACACCTGGCGCGAGGTGCGCCGCCGGCTCTACGTCACGTCCGAACCGCTGCTCGCGCAGGCGACCCAGACCGTCCTGGAGGGCACCGACCCACAGGAGCCGTCCGACCTCGGCGACCTCTACTCGCTCCCGACGGGGAAACCCGTCCTCACCTACGCGCTCAAGACCGCGTCCGGTTACCTCTGA
- a CDS encoding glycosyltransferase family 2 protein produces MPRVSVIIPTYNRATPLQRAIDSVLAQTVTDIECIVVDDASTDDTQAVLAEYDDPRLRTFQHEENRGANVARNTGLDQAEGEYVALLDSDDEWKPEKLERQLARLEVAPDDWVAAYCDWEYDLGGSSDGLKRRIAALLDRAEADHPTEGGGDELVREILADNLHTGAGSTLLVETEVAREVGGFDEDLDRFQDTEFALRVVQAGKLAHVAEPLMIRHDTASPSAETYRDANEALLAKYEDTIDELEAEGHDVRSQRNLFVAKHFLAEGRPVAGTRYLRQAAVSSHEVPGVLAAVARGATQRKRAAVVAMSMVTALTLVVGLTRAYTHARASDSA; encoded by the coding sequence ATGCCGAGAGTCAGCGTCATCATCCCCACGTACAATCGTGCAACGCCCCTCCAGCGAGCGATAGACAGCGTCCTCGCCCAGACCGTCACCGACATCGAGTGCATCGTCGTCGACGACGCCTCGACCGACGACACACAGGCGGTCCTGGCCGAGTACGACGACCCTCGCTTGCGGACGTTCCAGCACGAGGAGAACCGTGGCGCGAACGTCGCCCGGAACACCGGCCTGGACCAGGCCGAGGGCGAGTACGTCGCCCTGCTCGACTCCGACGACGAGTGGAAGCCGGAGAAGCTCGAACGACAGCTCGCCCGGCTCGAGGTCGCCCCCGACGACTGGGTCGCCGCCTACTGCGACTGGGAGTACGACCTCGGCGGCTCCAGCGACGGCCTGAAGCGCCGGATCGCCGCCCTCCTCGACCGCGCCGAGGCCGACCACCCGACCGAGGGTGGCGGCGACGAACTCGTCCGCGAGATACTCGCCGACAACCTCCACACCGGCGCTGGCTCGACGCTCCTCGTCGAGACCGAGGTCGCCCGCGAGGTCGGCGGCTTCGACGAGGACCTCGACCGGTTCCAGGACACCGAGTTCGCCCTGCGGGTCGTCCAGGCCGGCAAGCTCGCCCACGTCGCCGAGCCGCTGATGATCCGGCACGACACCGCCAGCCCCTCCGCGGAGACCTACCGCGACGCCAACGAGGCGCTGCTGGCGAAGTACGAGGACACCATCGACGAACTCGAGGCCGAGGGCCACGACGTGCGCAGCCAGCGGAACCTCTTCGTCGCCAAGCACTTCCTCGCCGAGGGCCGCCCGGTCGCCGGGACCCGCTACCTCCGACAGGCGGCCGTCTCCAGCCACGAGGTCCCCGGCGTGCTCGCGGCGGTGGCCCGTGGCGCGACCCAGCGGAAACGGGCGGCCGTCGTCGCGATGTCGATGGTGACAGCACTGACCCTGGTCGTCGGGCTGACGCGTGCGTACACCCATGCGAGGGCGAGCGACAGTGCGTGA
- a CDS encoding glycosyltransferase family 2 protein codes for MYRDATVAVVVPAYNEAEHVGDVLTSIPRFVDRVYAIDDQSTDGTWDEICRVVSETADIDASDDSAPPAGHRDPDPPEEDATDSRVEDAVPPATDGGTVPPDIVPIRHEENRGAGGALKTGFERAREEQMDVTVTLDADGQMDPDQMDDLVEPVATGEAAYAKGNRLADQEYRAEMPTFRLVGNWLLSTLTKVASGYWNVMDSQNGYTAISHRALRALDLESLGDDHEYTNDILVQLNVEGFDVVDVPMAAEYGEEDSTISLTGFVPQTSLALLQGFLWRLKERYVARDFHPLSLFYGIGAVAVLAGILRQLFRREDDGSVLLTLQGTFLVLMGMVLDRRENQREGGE; via the coding sequence ATGTACCGGGACGCGACCGTCGCCGTGGTCGTTCCGGCGTACAACGAGGCCGAACACGTCGGCGACGTCCTCACGTCGATCCCGCGGTTCGTCGACCGCGTGTACGCCATCGACGACCAGTCGACCGACGGCACCTGGGACGAGATCTGTCGCGTCGTCTCCGAGACCGCCGACATCGACGCGTCGGACGACTCGGCGCCGCCGGCCGGCCACAGGGACCCGGACCCGCCGGAGGAGGACGCGACCGACTCGCGGGTCGAGGATGCGGTTCCGCCGGCGACCGACGGCGGGACGGTCCCGCCCGACATCGTCCCCATCCGCCACGAGGAGAACAGGGGGGCTGGCGGCGCGCTCAAGACCGGCTTCGAGCGCGCACGCGAGGAGCAGATGGACGTGACGGTGACCCTGGACGCCGACGGCCAGATGGACCCCGACCAGATGGACGACCTCGTCGAACCGGTCGCCACCGGCGAGGCGGCCTACGCGAAGGGGAACCGCCTCGCCGACCAGGAGTACCGCGCGGAGATGCCGACGTTCCGACTGGTCGGCAACTGGCTGCTCTCGACCCTGACGAAGGTCGCGAGTGGCTACTGGAACGTGATGGACTCCCAGAACGGCTACACCGCCATCTCGCACCGGGCGCTGCGCGCGCTGGACCTGGAGTCACTCGGGGACGACCACGAGTACACCAACGACATCCTCGTCCAGCTCAACGTCGAGGGCTTCGACGTCGTCGACGTTCCCATGGCGGCCGAGTACGGCGAGGAGGACAGCACCATCTCGCTCACCGGGTTCGTCCCGCAGACCTCGCTGGCGCTCTTGCAGGGGTTCCTGTGGCGCCTGAAGGAGCGCTACGTCGCCCGCGACTTCCACCCGCTCTCGCTGTTCTACGGCATCGGGGCGGTGGCGGTCCTGGCGGGCATCCTGCGCCAGCTGTTCCGCCGCGAGGACGACGGGTCCGTCCTCCTGACGCTGCAGGGTACCTTCCTCGTCCTGATGGGGATGGTGCTCGACCGGCGCGAGAACCAGCGGGAGGGAGGTGAGTGA
- a CDS encoding GAF domain-containing protein, which translates to MSRDATVRSRSSTPCFLLVGSEERLAPAAGTLDENFDDPTLLTHPPVEPGDDWADVTFDVDCIVVDAQTGGDRPEAAIRTLAEAFEDTLLYTVIDESGPLSVEEALSLGATDVAWHDVTGYEVFASRLRGAIEEDATHRFESATRRAPERVSPGNVGDVLDGGTPLEVSRRLVETATDLLGDAPVEFYLHDPRTETLQLTAFSDARDEKPTTSYELGEGSPIARAYLTEETLIGEATIQGAENARSVVVPASGIGVLVVTAADVDVRTVETARLVASLGELAFGWPDAATAGPPGESATSGGHATLLTDVADRVRTIEHELVQTESREAVEQTLCERLVGFDEVSLAWVGRTDTRNGTVSPRSWAGDGEYIERVSIDAVDPDDDTGAPAARTAATGSTTEAFHLDDGEGGPTWRAVARECGHGSVLSLPITFDGLTHGVLTVFGAEGDTFEGVLGTLARELATTAGYAIDAMEVRERAMTDHRVELDCLAHSATTFLPRLVDRLGAGVDLQALYAVEEGARAFFDVPEDQTETFERLCGDCSDVWSVHWPGDDGTCHVLLADPILSTVAAADGAVHGLAPRDDGVHFTVEVPAGTDVADLRTALDVGGDDVDVLARRRTGRSVRSREGALADVERQLSAAELDVLRTAHEAGYFEWPRTVRSTEVAELTGDSQTTVDRRLRASQATVMAELFDR; encoded by the coding sequence ATGAGCCGCGACGCAACCGTCAGGTCGCGGTCCTCGACGCCGTGTTTCCTGCTCGTCGGCAGCGAGGAGCGCCTCGCCCCGGCCGCGGGAACGCTCGACGAGAACTTCGACGACCCGACCCTCCTGACCCACCCACCCGTCGAGCCGGGCGACGACTGGGCCGACGTGACCTTCGACGTCGACTGCATCGTCGTCGACGCCCAGACCGGCGGCGACCGCCCCGAGGCGGCCATCCGGACCCTCGCCGAGGCGTTCGAGGACACCCTCCTCTACACCGTCATCGACGAGTCCGGGCCGCTGAGCGTCGAGGAGGCGCTCTCGCTCGGCGCGACCGACGTGGCCTGGCACGACGTGACCGGGTACGAGGTGTTCGCCTCACGGCTCCGCGGCGCCATCGAGGAGGACGCGACCCACCGCTTCGAGTCCGCGACGAGACGGGCCCCCGAGCGCGTCTCGCCGGGGAACGTCGGCGACGTGCTCGACGGCGGGACCCCACTGGAGGTGAGTCGCCGCCTCGTCGAGACCGCGACCGACCTGCTCGGCGACGCGCCCGTCGAGTTCTACCTCCACGACCCCCGCACCGAGACGCTCCAGCTGACCGCCTTCTCCGACGCCCGCGACGAGAAGCCGACCACCTCGTACGAACTCGGCGAGGGCTCGCCCATCGCGCGGGCCTACCTCACCGAGGAGACGCTCATCGGCGAGGCGACGATACAGGGGGCGGAGAACGCCCGGAGCGTGGTCGTCCCGGCGTCGGGCATCGGCGTCCTCGTGGTGACCGCCGCCGACGTCGACGTGCGGACCGTCGAAACCGCCAGGCTCGTCGCCTCGCTGGGCGAACTCGCGTTCGGCTGGCCCGACGCGGCGACGGCCGGCCCGCCCGGCGAGTCCGCGACCAGCGGGGGGCACGCGACCCTCCTGACCGACGTGGCCGACCGCGTACGCACCATCGAACACGAACTCGTCCAGACCGAGTCGCGCGAGGCCGTCGAGCAGACCCTCTGTGAGCGACTGGTCGGGTTCGACGAGGTCTCCCTCGCGTGGGTCGGCCGGACCGACACCCGGAACGGCACCGTCTCGCCGCGGTCGTGGGCCGGCGACGGCGAGTACATCGAACGCGTCTCCATCGACGCGGTCGACCCCGACGACGACACCGGCGCGCCGGCCGCCCGGACCGCCGCCACCGGCAGCACCACCGAGGCGTTCCACCTCGACGACGGCGAGGGCGGGCCGACCTGGCGCGCGGTCGCCCGGGAGTGCGGCCACGGCTCGGTCCTCAGCCTCCCCATCACGTTCGACGGCCTGACCCACGGCGTCCTGACCGTCTTCGGCGCCGAGGGCGACACCTTCGAGGGCGTCCTTGGCACGCTCGCCCGCGAACTCGCGACGACCGCGGGCTACGCCATCGACGCCATGGAGGTCCGCGAGCGCGCCATGACCGACCACCGGGTCGAACTCGACTGCCTCGCGCACTCGGCGACGACGTTCCTCCCGCGACTCGTCGACCGGCTCGGCGCCGGGGTCGACCTCCAGGCGCTCTACGCGGTCGAGGAGGGCGCTCGCGCCTTCTTCGACGTGCCCGAGGACCAGACCGAGACGTTCGAACGCCTCTGTGGCGACTGCTCGGACGTGTGGTCGGTCCACTGGCCCGGCGACGACGGGACCTGTCACGTCCTGCTGGCGGACCCGATCCTGTCGACGGTCGCCGCAGCCGACGGGGCCGTCCACGGGCTCGCGCCGCGCGACGACGGTGTCCACTTCACCGTCGAGGTCCCGGCCGGTACCGACGTCGCGGACCTCCGCACCGCGCTCGACGTAGGCGGCGACGACGTCGACGTGCTCGCCCGGCGTCGGACCGGCCGGTCGGTCCGGTCGCGAGAGGGCGCCCTCGCGGACGTGGAACGCCAGCTCTCGGCCGCGGAACTGGACGTCCTCCGGACCGCCCACGAGGCCGGCTACTTCGAGTGGCCCCGGACGGTCAGGAGCACCGAGGTCGCCGAGCTGACCGGCGACAGCCAGACGACGGTCGACCGGCGACTGCGCGCCAGCCAGGCGACAGTCATGGCCGAGCTGTTCGACAGATGA
- a CDS encoding sugar-transfer associated ATP-grasp domain-containing protein, translating to MNVRDAYITTNQVQSLAMDELRDDGDHDLSLGDRFDLWRDGFQSQAATLYDFEEHGRDAYLDDYRRYVRTKRINGRWSLALDNKLLFHRLLEPFDEHRPELYGVVRDGRFHHVSDGRTGDGVPADTVPAPDAEVSPTRFGRRDDGHPGDAELTGVDDRNAGAVVYDHLRREGNLVLKWTNGGGGNNVLLCQRMDDGVRIDGETVTREAFERRVDALSDYLVTELVGMDTYAYHLYPDSPNTIRALSMYDAQAGEPFLATAVHRIGTDASAPVDNWSAGGLSASIDLDTGELSPAARAPKFGWEGRREVHPDTEEQIAGVTVPGWDDIREELLAMADELSYVPYIAWDIVVDAPGEFAVIEANNYTDVDLLQVHEPLLTDERVRRFYETHDVL from the coding sequence GTGAACGTCAGAGACGCGTACATCACCACGAACCAGGTGCAGTCGCTGGCGATGGACGAACTCCGCGACGACGGCGACCACGACCTCTCGCTGGGCGACCGGTTCGACCTCTGGCGCGACGGCTTCCAGAGCCAGGCGGCCACCCTCTACGACTTCGAGGAGCACGGCCGCGACGCCTACCTCGACGACTACCGCCGGTACGTCCGGACGAAGCGCATCAACGGGCGCTGGAGCCTCGCGCTCGACAACAAGCTCCTGTTCCACCGGCTGCTGGAACCCTTCGACGAGCATCGACCCGAGCTGTACGGCGTCGTCCGCGACGGCCGGTTCCACCACGTCTCCGACGGGCGGACGGGAGACGGCGTCCCGGCCGACACCGTGCCCGCGCCGGACGCGGAGGTCTCTCCGACCCGCTTCGGGCGGCGTGACGACGGGCACCCCGGCGACGCCGAACTCACCGGCGTCGACGACCGGAACGCGGGCGCGGTCGTCTACGACCACCTCCGGCGCGAGGGAAACCTCGTCCTGAAGTGGACGAACGGCGGGGGCGGCAACAACGTGCTCCTCTGTCAGCGCATGGACGACGGCGTCCGGATCGACGGCGAGACCGTCACCCGGGAGGCGTTCGAGCGCCGGGTCGACGCCCTGTCGGACTACCTCGTGACCGAACTCGTCGGGATGGACACCTACGCCTACCACCTCTACCCCGACTCGCCGAACACCATCCGGGCGCTGTCGATGTACGACGCCCAGGCCGGCGAGCCGTTCCTCGCGACCGCGGTCCACCGCATCGGGACCGACGCCTCCGCGCCCGTCGACAACTGGTCGGCCGGCGGGCTCTCGGCCAGCATCGACCTCGACACGGGGGAGTTGAGCCCCGCGGCGCGCGCCCCGAAGTTCGGCTGGGAGGGCCGCCGCGAGGTCCACCCCGACACCGAGGAGCAGATCGCCGGCGTCACCGTCCCCGGCTGGGACGACATCCGCGAGGAGCTGCTGGCGATGGCCGACGAACTCTCGTACGTCCCCTACATCGCCTGGGACATCGTCGTCGACGCGCCGGGCGAGTTCGCGGTCATCGAGGCGAACAACTACACCGACGTCGACCTGTTGCAGGTCCACGAGCCGCTGCTGACGGACGAACGGGTCAGGCGCTTCTACGAGACACACGACGTACTCTAG
- a CDS encoding glycosyltransferase family 4 protein codes for MKVLQLITSTRTFFETQVETLEDRGVECTTLAVPGTYAPDEPRSVSDYLKYAPKVLRESIDDYDVVHANYGLVGPFALAQPRRPVVVTFWGTDLMSDMTWLRSLSRQSARLADEVVLPSKAMAPEVPTDYAHVPFGVDTEQFRPIPREEAKERVGWPQDETVALFPYETTRPEKDFDRARRLVEQADADVTLRPVSGVDYAEMPYYMNASDLLLLTSTRESGPMTVKEAAACNLPVVSTDVGFVRDVVGDVAHCHVSDADPDLVRGIEQVAAPDVRSDGRWSDELVSHDEMADRLLSVYDAALA; via the coding sequence ATGAAGGTCCTCCAGCTCATCACCTCGACGCGGACGTTCTTCGAGACGCAGGTCGAGACGTTGGAGGACCGCGGCGTCGAGTGTACCACTCTCGCCGTCCCGGGGACGTACGCCCCCGACGAGCCCCGGTCGGTCTCGGACTACTTGAAGTACGCGCCGAAGGTGCTCCGGGAGTCCATCGACGACTACGACGTGGTCCACGCGAACTACGGCCTCGTGGGTCCCTTCGCACTCGCCCAGCCGCGGCGGCCGGTCGTCGTCACCTTCTGGGGGACCGACCTGATGAGCGACATGACGTGGCTACGGAGTCTGAGCCGCCAGAGCGCCCGCCTCGCCGACGAGGTGGTCCTGCCGAGCAAGGCGATGGCGCCCGAGGTGCCGACGGACTACGCCCACGTCCCCTTCGGGGTCGACACCGAGCAGTTCCGGCCGATCCCCCGCGAGGAGGCGAAAGAACGCGTCGGCTGGCCGCAGGACGAGACGGTCGCGCTGTTCCCCTACGAGACGACCCGGCCCGAGAAAGACTTCGACCGGGCCCGGCGGCTCGTCGAGCAGGCCGACGCCGACGTGACCCTGCGGCCGGTCTCCGGCGTGGACTACGCCGAGATGCCGTACTACATGAACGCCAGCGACCTGCTGTTGCTCACCTCGACCCGCGAGAGCGGTCCCATGACGGTCAAGGAGGCCGCAGCCTGCAACCTGCCCGTGGTCTCGACCGACGTGGGGTTCGTCCGCGACGTGGTCGGCGACGTGGCGCACTGTCACGTCTCCGACGCCGACCCCGACCTCGTCCGGGGCATCGAGCAGGTGGCCGCCCCGGACGTGCGCTCGGACGGCCGGTGGTCGGACGAACTCGTCAGTCACGACGAGATGGCCGACCGCCTGCTCTCGGTGTACGACGCCGCACTCGCCTGA
- a CDS encoding nucleotide sugar dehydrogenase — protein MSQTLAPPDAETESVCIVGLGYVGLPLTLAFAEEGHPVVGYDVQSEKVATLSNGTDPTGELGDGRVADSDATFTDDPDAIARADVVVLTVPTPVDEVGTPDLSYIESAGETVGEHMSAGTTVVLESTVYPGATEEVLVPALESTSGFTVGEEFEVGYSPERVSPGDSKRGLRDVTKIVSGRTEDVCDQVAAVYESIVDAGVYRAPDIQTAEAAKAIENVQRDINIALVNELAIACDHLDLDTEAVLEAAGTKWNFHDEYRPGLVGGHCIPVDPHLFSYQSKQEGFAPELIMKAREINEYVPSHVAELVRRAMNDTGNVPRESRVLVLGVAYKPNVGDIRTSEVDAILDDLEEYGVEMVVYDPHADADAVRENFDVPVTDSLSFEDYDGVLVGTGHDEFAEIDVTTMAERLADDGFVVDVPGALARAKEDGVDVTYRKL, from the coding sequence ATGAGCCAGACGCTCGCGCCGCCAGACGCCGAGACGGAGTCGGTCTGCATCGTCGGCCTGGGCTACGTCGGCCTCCCGCTCACCCTGGCATTCGCCGAGGAGGGCCACCCCGTCGTCGGCTACGACGTCCAGTCAGAGAAGGTCGCCACCCTCTCGAACGGGACCGACCCGACGGGCGAACTCGGCGACGGCCGCGTCGCCGACAGCGACGCGACGTTCACCGACGACCCCGACGCCATCGCGCGGGCGGACGTGGTCGTCCTCACCGTCCCGACACCGGTCGACGAGGTCGGGACCCCGGACCTCTCGTACATCGAGAGCGCCGGCGAGACGGTCGGCGAACACATGAGCGCGGGGACGACGGTCGTCCTCGAGTCCACGGTCTACCCCGGCGCGACCGAGGAGGTGCTCGTCCCCGCGCTCGAGTCCACGTCCGGGTTCACCGTCGGCGAGGAGTTCGAGGTCGGCTACTCCCCCGAGCGCGTCTCGCCGGGCGACAGCAAGCGCGGCCTGCGGGACGTGACGAAGATCGTCAGTGGCCGGACCGAGGACGTCTGCGACCAGGTCGCCGCCGTCTACGAGTCCATCGTCGACGCCGGCGTCTACCGTGCGCCCGACATCCAGACCGCCGAGGCCGCGAAGGCCATCGAGAACGTCCAGCGCGACATCAACATCGCGCTGGTGAACGAACTCGCCATCGCCTGCGACCACCTCGACCTCGACACCGAGGCGGTGCTGGAGGCCGCGGGGACGAAGTGGAACTTCCACGACGAGTACCGCCCCGGCCTCGTCGGCGGGCACTGCATCCCGGTGGACCCACACCTGTTCTCCTACCAGTCGAAACAGGAGGGCTTCGCGCCGGAGCTCATCATGAAGGCACGCGAGATCAACGAGTACGTCCCCTCGCACGTGGCCGAACTCGTCCGCCGGGCGATGAACGATACGGGCAACGTCCCCCGCGAGAGCCGCGTCCTCGTGCTCGGGGTCGCCTACAAGCCGAACGTCGGCGACATCCGGACCTCGGAGGTCGACGCCATCCTCGACGACCTCGAGGAGTACGGCGTCGAGATGGTCGTCTACGACCCGCACGCCGACGCCGACGCGGTCCGCGAGAACTTCGACGTCCCGGTCACCGACTCCCTCTCCTTCGAGGACTACGACGGGGTGCTCGTCGGCACCGGCCACGACGAGTTCGCCGAGATCGACGTGACGACGATGGCCGAGCGACTGGCGGACGACGGGTTCGTCGTCGACGTCCCCGGCGCGTTAGCACGTGCCAAAGAAGACGGGGTCGACGTTACGTATCGGAAATTGTAG